One window of the Pyrinomonadaceae bacterium genome contains the following:
- a CDS encoding lysophospholipid acyltransferase family protein yields MGRLRFAWSWFVAGALLLFVAPPVLIISIPLKRQDWIYWWANWGARTWLRLSSVKVQVAGRDNLDPNQTYVFVANHQSYLDAAPLFAWTGRRMGMVAKKELLNAPILGYGMGFVNVVAIDRSNRERAVESLKVATERLRSGISFGVCPEGTRAKPGEMLPFKKGAFHMAAQAGVPIAPIALKNADNLMGKGTGEAWPGTIEMVFLPPVETSGVKSDKDLDTLVHQVQDMIMKEMGIDKLSQRRA; encoded by the coding sequence ATGGGCAGACTGCGATTCGCGTGGTCGTGGTTTGTCGCCGGCGCGCTACTACTCTTCGTCGCCCCGCCGGTGTTGATAATCAGTATTCCGCTAAAGCGACAGGATTGGATTTACTGGTGGGCCAACTGGGGCGCGCGCACGTGGCTGCGCTTGAGCAGCGTTAAGGTGCAAGTCGCCGGCCGCGACAACCTCGATCCGAATCAGACCTACGTCTTTGTCGCCAACCACCAGTCCTATCTCGACGCGGCGCCGCTGTTCGCCTGGACCGGACGGCGCATGGGAATGGTCGCGAAAAAGGAATTGCTCAACGCGCCGATCCTTGGTTACGGGATGGGCTTTGTTAACGTGGTGGCGATTGATCGATCGAACCGCGAGCGCGCAGTCGAGAGCCTGAAGGTAGCAACTGAACGTCTGCGCTCCGGAATTTCATTCGGTGTTTGTCCCGAGGGCACGCGCGCTAAACCCGGCGAGATGCTGCCGTTCAAGAAAGGCGCTTTTCACATGGCCGCGCAGGCCGGCGTACCTATCGCGCCAATCGCGCTAAAGAATGCGGACAACTTGATGGGCAAAGGAACGGGTGAAGCCTGGCCCGGCACCATCGAAATGGTTTTCCTGCCGCCGGTCGAAACGTCAGGGGTCAAAAGCGACAAAGATCTCGACACGCTCGTGCACCAGGTTCAGGACATGATCATGAAAGAGATGGGGATTGACAAGCTGTCGCAGCGAAGAGCTTAG
- a CDS encoding glucose-1-phosphate adenylyltransferase, whose protein sequence is MPSKRNLLAVILGGGAGSRLFPLTRDRSKPAVPLGGKYRLVDVPISNCINSDVIRMFVLTQYNSASLNRHIATTYRFSAFADGFVEILAAEQTPERPDWFQGTADAVRQVLPHIRDWQIDTLLILSGDHLYRMDYRKFLARHFETNADITISVIPIVPDSASEFGLLKTDPEGRIIEFSEKPKGEALEAMRVDTTSLGLSADEARARPYLASMGIYVFKYDVIEQVLAEDSSRLDFGKEIIPASIQRHNVQGYLFNGYWEDIGTIGAFYKANLDMTSAIPPFNLFDAEAPLLTRSRYLPPSKIDNCEIRDSIISDGCIVNGAKINRSIIGLRARIGEGAHLDAAYVMGADYYQTIEDMLGDREARRPRIGVGENTIIRRAIIDKNARIGSNVKLLNEAGVENFDAPDGSYYIRDRIIIVPKNASIEDGTVA, encoded by the coding sequence ATGCCTTCAAAACGGAATCTTTTGGCGGTCATTCTGGGGGGTGGCGCCGGTAGTCGTCTGTTTCCGCTGACGCGAGACCGTTCGAAACCGGCGGTGCCGCTCGGTGGAAAATACCGGCTGGTCGATGTGCCGATTTCGAATTGCATCAACTCTGATGTGATTCGGATGTTCGTGCTGACCCAGTACAACTCCGCTTCGCTCAATCGCCACATTGCGACGACGTATCGGTTCTCGGCCTTCGCCGACGGCTTCGTTGAGATACTCGCGGCTGAACAGACGCCGGAACGGCCGGACTGGTTTCAGGGGACGGCCGACGCGGTGCGACAGGTGCTGCCGCACATCCGCGACTGGCAAATCGACACGCTGCTGATTCTTTCCGGGGATCACCTGTACCGGATGGACTATCGCAAGTTTCTCGCCCGGCATTTCGAAACGAACGCCGACATCACGATCTCAGTAATTCCCATTGTGCCCGACTCAGCCAGCGAATTTGGTTTACTAAAAACTGACCCGGAAGGCCGCATCATCGAATTCAGCGAGAAGCCGAAAGGTGAAGCTTTGGAAGCGATGCGCGTCGATACAACTTCGCTGGGCCTGTCGGCAGACGAAGCACGCGCCCGGCCTTATCTCGCGTCGATGGGCATCTACGTTTTCAAATACGACGTGATTGAGCAGGTGCTGGCCGAAGACTCTTCGCGTCTGGATTTCGGCAAAGAAATCATTCCTGCGAGCATTCAGCGGCACAACGTGCAGGGCTACCTGTTCAATGGCTACTGGGAAGACATCGGGACGATTGGCGCGTTCTACAAGGCGAATCTCGATATGACTTCGGCCATTCCACCTTTCAACCTGTTCGATGCCGAAGCGCCTTTGCTGACTCGCTCGCGGTATCTACCCCCCTCGAAGATCGACAACTGTGAGATCCGCGATTCGATCATCAGCGATGGCTGCATCGTCAACGGCGCGAAGATTAATCGCTCGATAATCGGTCTGCGCGCGCGGATCGGCGAAGGCGCGCATCTCGACGCGGCCTACGTGATGGGCGCCGACTACTATCAGACGATCGAAGACATGCTGGGGGATCGCGAGGCGCGCCGGCCGCGAATCGGCGTGGGAGAGAACACGATCATCCGTCGCGCAATCATCGACAAGAACGCCCGCATCGGCTCAAATGTGAAGCTGCTGAATGAGGCTGGAGTGGAAAACTTCGACGCGCCGGACGGCAGTTACTATATCCGCGATCGGATCATCATCGTGCCCAAGAATGCCTCGATTGAGGATGGCACAGTGGCATAA
- a CDS encoding TonB family protein translates to MSRTLNVWKLISLGAFLIFLASPLASAQQSSAAPKTETAAISPSLTQAQIDNIIAKFTAKESEFRRALNSYAFKRDALVQVIGMGGQVSGEYRRVSDFTFDDQGNRYEKINFFPMPTFPGVTNEDLEDLGGVNPFALEGARIGLYNLKYVGKERIDELDLYVFDVAPKVTPDPKKTKERFFIGRIWVDDQDLQIVKSKGKAIPETKINKFPVVETFREQIDGRYWFPTYAYADDDLIFDDGQSMRIRMQVKYTDYKVGRGQVTITELEEVKPETPENQKTDNRARPVGPVESGELNDKAVDLPKPIYPGEARKAKVTGQVKVRVIVAETGKVLSADIVSGPKQLWLAAIEAARQARFNPTLIGGSAVKITGILTYNFVEE, encoded by the coding sequence ATGAGCCGAACCCTTAACGTCTGGAAGTTAATTTCATTAGGCGCGTTTCTGATTTTCTTGGCGTCCCCACTCGCGAGTGCCCAGCAGTCCTCGGCTGCGCCAAAGACCGAAACGGCCGCGATTTCGCCTTCGCTCACGCAAGCCCAGATCGATAACATCATCGCCAAGTTCACGGCGAAGGAAAGTGAGTTCCGGCGCGCCCTGAACAGTTACGCTTTCAAGCGCGATGCGCTGGTCCAGGTGATCGGGATGGGCGGGCAGGTGTCTGGCGAGTACCGGCGTGTGTCAGATTTCACGTTCGATGATCAGGGCAACCGCTACGAGAAGATTAACTTTTTCCCGATGCCCACCTTCCCCGGCGTTACGAATGAGGATTTAGAAGACCTGGGCGGCGTTAACCCGTTTGCGCTCGAGGGCGCGAGAATTGGTTTGTACAACCTTAAGTATGTTGGTAAGGAGCGCATTGACGAACTCGATCTCTACGTGTTTGACGTCGCGCCGAAGGTGACGCCTGATCCAAAGAAAACGAAGGAGAGATTCTTCATCGGTCGTATTTGGGTGGACGATCAGGATCTGCAGATCGTGAAATCAAAAGGGAAGGCGATTCCCGAGACAAAGATTAACAAGTTTCCCGTCGTCGAGACTTTTCGCGAACAGATTGACGGAAGATATTGGTTTCCCACCTACGCCTACGCCGACGACGATCTGATTTTCGACGACGGCCAAAGCATGCGCATTCGCATGCAGGTTAAATATACGGACTACAAGGTTGGCCGCGGTCAGGTAACGATTACCGAACTGGAAGAGGTAAAGCCGGAGACTCCGGAGAACCAAAAAACCGACAATCGAGCGCGACCCGTCGGCCCCGTCGAATCCGGCGAGCTCAACGACAAAGCGGTCGATTTACCAAAGCCGATTTATCCCGGCGAAGCGCGCAAGGCCAAAGTTACAGGTCAGGTCAAGGTGCGGGTGATTGTGGCTGAGACAGGCAAAGTACTGTCGGCCGACATCGTGTCCGGACCAAAGCAACTTTGGCTGGCGGCGATTGAAGCCGCGCGGCAGGCTCGTTTCAATCCGACTTTAATAGGCGGTTCGGCAGTGAAGATCACCGGAATCCTGACTTACAATTTTGTTGAAGAGTGA
- the uvrA gene encoding excinuclease ABC subunit UvrA, producing MTHEAIEVRGARVNNLKNISFSIPINQLTVVTGVSGSGKSSLAFDTIYAEGQRRYVESLSAYARQFLERMDKPDVDEVRGIAPAIAIRQKNSTRNPRSTVGTQTEIYDYLRLLFARVGTTICRVCGREVHRDSPESAAGETLAQLTEGSRFHVLFPADAGLSVELNGNGAKPPTVKRGTNGSKPKLTRQMVTAHVMSLMQRGFTRLMHEGKQIDLASPDDYKLDHFENVYVLVDRLAAREDVRQRLVDSLETCFREGHGQAMIELAEGTQAGTHASGVLSDKRAGGTRTATRLRFSEGFECKYDRIAYPTPEPRLFSFNNPFGACPTCQGFGNTIGLDLDLVIPNPGLTLAEGAIEPWTKPQYEWFTKELRHFCKSERIPTNVAFNQLTRPQRNAIINGKGDWEGVRGFFDWLETKKYKLHVRVFLSKYRGYTVCPDCEGGRLRQEARDVRVGARTLPEVCTLSIKDASAFFEALELPDEQSAVSDRVLFEIRRRLKFLVDVGLDYLTLNRLASTLSGGEAQRIQLATNLGSSLVGALYVLDEPSIGLHPRDNDRLIRLLHNLRDIGNTVLVVEHDEEMMRSADHLLDIGPAAGELGGHLIYEGDFAGLMESPQSLTARYLRGDAEIKEPKHRRPLKVKQLNVRGASEHNLKNIKVDIPLDMLVCITGVSGSGKSTLVHDCIYAGLKKQRGDWQGHVGAFHKLEGGQYIEEVILVDQSPIGRTPRSNPVTYIKVYDAIRETFANTREAQARGLEPSHFSFNVPGGRCEVCQGDGTVTVEMQFLADVELVCEECKGTRFKQQVLDVRYRGKNIHEVLNLTVREAIAFFRDVTKITNRLRVLDEVGLGYLRLGQSATTLSGGEAQRVKLAAHLSKRAGARALYIFDEPTTGLHFDDINKLLTAFRALIEAGGSLLVIEHNLDVIKTADYIIDLGPEGGEAGGHVVATGTPEQIMKAKGSHTGRYLKAHLTKSNGHGK from the coding sequence ATGACCCACGAAGCCATTGAAGTTCGCGGCGCCCGCGTAAACAACCTTAAAAACATCTCGTTTTCGATCCCGATTAACCAGCTGACGGTAGTCACGGGCGTCAGCGGGTCAGGCAAATCCTCCCTGGCGTTCGACACGATTTACGCCGAGGGGCAACGCCGTTATGTGGAGTCGCTCTCGGCTTATGCGCGCCAGTTTCTCGAGCGGATGGACAAGCCGGACGTGGATGAAGTCCGCGGCATTGCGCCGGCCATCGCTATTCGGCAAAAGAACTCAACGCGGAATCCACGTTCGACGGTAGGGACGCAGACTGAGATTTACGACTACCTGCGACTTTTGTTCGCGCGTGTTGGGACGACAATTTGCCGCGTGTGCGGACGCGAAGTCCATCGCGACTCGCCCGAATCAGCAGCCGGCGAAACACTCGCGCAACTGACGGAAGGCTCACGGTTCCACGTTTTGTTTCCGGCGGACGCGGGATTGTCCGTTGAGCTGAACGGCAATGGCGCGAAACCTCCCACGGTAAAACGAGGAACGAACGGTTCGAAGCCAAAACTCACTCGTCAGATGGTCACAGCGCACGTGATGAGTCTGATGCAGCGCGGCTTCACGCGCCTGATGCATGAAGGTAAGCAGATCGACTTAGCGTCACCGGATGATTACAAACTCGATCACTTCGAGAATGTTTACGTGCTGGTGGATCGACTGGCGGCGCGCGAGGACGTTCGCCAGCGGCTGGTTGATTCGCTGGAGACTTGCTTTCGCGAGGGTCATGGCCAGGCAATGATTGAGTTGGCAGAAGGTACGCAGGCAGGTACGCACGCCTCCGGCGTGCTCTCTGATAAGCGTGCCGGAGGCACACGTACCGCTACCCGGCTTCGCTTCTCGGAAGGTTTCGAATGCAAATACGATCGTATCGCCTACCCGACTCCTGAGCCGCGGTTGTTCAGCTTTAACAATCCGTTTGGCGCGTGCCCTACGTGCCAGGGCTTTGGCAATACGATCGGCCTCGATCTCGATCTCGTGATTCCCAATCCCGGCCTCACGCTCGCCGAAGGCGCGATTGAGCCGTGGACGAAGCCTCAATACGAATGGTTTACGAAAGAGCTGCGTCACTTCTGTAAGTCGGAACGCATTCCGACGAACGTCGCGTTTAATCAACTAACTCGCCCACAACGGAACGCCATCATCAACGGCAAAGGCGACTGGGAAGGCGTGCGCGGATTTTTTGATTGGCTGGAAACGAAGAAATATAAGCTGCACGTGCGCGTCTTTCTTTCGAAGTATCGTGGTTATACGGTTTGCCCGGATTGTGAAGGCGGACGGCTGCGGCAGGAAGCGCGTGACGTGCGTGTCGGAGCACGGACTTTGCCCGAGGTTTGCACGCTTTCGATCAAAGATGCGTCGGCATTCTTTGAAGCACTCGAACTTCCAGATGAACAGTCGGCCGTATCCGATCGTGTTTTGTTTGAGATTCGCCGGCGGCTCAAGTTTCTGGTCGATGTCGGTTTGGATTACCTGACGCTGAATCGACTCGCTTCAACATTGTCGGGCGGCGAAGCGCAGCGAATCCAATTGGCGACGAATTTGGGCTCGTCTCTCGTCGGCGCGTTGTATGTACTCGACGAGCCGTCGATCGGTCTGCATCCGCGCGACAACGATCGTCTGATTCGGCTGCTTCACAATCTGCGCGATATCGGCAACACCGTGCTGGTGGTGGAGCACGACGAAGAGATGATGCGCTCAGCCGATCACCTGCTCGATATTGGTCCGGCGGCGGGAGAACTGGGCGGGCACTTGATCTACGAAGGGGATTTCGCCGGTCTGATGGAAAGTCCGCAGTCGCTGACGGCGCGTTATCTTCGCGGCGATGCGGAAATCAAAGAACCCAAACACCGGCGGCCGCTTAAAGTAAAGCAACTGAATGTTCGCGGCGCAAGCGAACACAATCTGAAGAACATCAAGGTCGACATTCCCCTCGACATGCTGGTGTGCATCACCGGCGTCAGCGGGTCGGGCAAATCGACCCTCGTGCACGATTGCATCTATGCCGGGCTGAAAAAGCAGCGCGGCGATTGGCAGGGCCACGTCGGCGCATTTCACAAGCTTGAGGGCGGGCAATACATCGAGGAAGTGATTCTCGTAGATCAATCTCCGATTGGCCGCACGCCGCGTTCGAATCCGGTCACTTACATTAAGGTCTATGACGCGATCCGCGAGACATTCGCGAACACCCGCGAGGCGCAAGCGCGCGGGCTTGAGCCGTCGCACTTCTCGTTCAACGTTCCCGGCGGCCGTTGCGAAGTTTGTCAGGGCGACGGCACTGTCACCGTCGAGATGCAGTTCCTCGCCGACGTTGAACTCGTCTGCGAAGAATGCAAAGGCACGCGCTTCAAGCAGCAGGTTCTCGATGTGCGCTATCGCGGCAAGAACATTCACGAAGTGCTGAATCTGACTGTCCGCGAAGCGATTGCTTTTTTCCGCGACGTCACGAAGATTACGAACCGCCTGCGTGTGCTTGATGAGGTAGGCCTGGGTTATTTGCGACTCGGTCAATCAGCGACCACTTTGTCCGGCGGTGAGGCTCAGCGCGTGAAACTCGCGGCGCATCTTTCGAAACGCGCCGGCGCGCGGGCGCTTTATATCTTTGATGAACCGACCACCGGTCTTCACTTCGACGACATCAACAAACTGTTGACAGCGTTTCGAGCGCTAATCGAAGCCGGCGGCTCGCTGCTCGTCATCGAACACAATCTCGACGTGATCAAGACGGCTGACTACATCATTGATTTGGGACCGGAAGGTGGCGAAGCGGGTGGTCACGTCGTGGCCACGGGAACGCCGGAACAGATCATGAAGGCGAAGGGTTCGCATACCGGTAGATATTTGAAGGCTCATCTCACGAAATCGAATGGTCATGGGAAGTAA
- a CDS encoding STAS domain-containing protein: MRDIVILDLAGTISSREGGAVLRNAISRKVRNGDKKILLNLAKVSSIDASEAEQMVSTLGSVHKDGSQLKLCSPSSKVQAQLEQAWRSESTSTVGGVLISSITFKSEQEALASFE, from the coding sequence GTGCGAGACATAGTAATTCTCGATTTGGCTGGCACGATTAGTTCGCGAGAGGGCGGCGCTGTGTTGCGCAACGCTATTAGTCGAAAGGTCAGGAACGGTGACAAGAAGATTCTTTTGAATCTTGCGAAAGTCAGTTCGATTGACGCGAGCGAGGCCGAACAGATGGTTTCCACGTTGGGGTCAGTTCATAAAGACGGAAGCCAGTTGAAACTGTGTAGCCCCTCAAGCAAAGTGCAAGCGCAATTGGAGCAGGCCTGGAGATCCGAATCAACATCAACGGTTGGAGGAGTTCTTATTTCGTCGATAACGTTCAAGAGCGAGCAAGAGGCCCTCGCCAGCTTTGAGTAG
- a CDS encoding M14 family metallopeptidase, with protein MRRYHKGYQPKSMNAFNETESRASGEMFLEVPLTSLSSAIESRRGASRLNRTKIVGVRFYKHLAPAALAVLIALASILTNDIQAQRKSPASAVPSPRSILGFNPGDDRTIADWKQISDYFARLDRASDRVQLQTIGKSTLGRTMFVAFISAPENIRNLEKYKTIQAKLADPRKVAGPAERDQLVIEGKTIVVISGSIHSTEIVASQMSMQLAYELASAGDADTLSILRNTILILIPSPNPDGIDIVANWYRKTLGTPQEGTVPPELYHHYAGHDDNRDWFMINLKETKAVTRLLWKEWFPQIVYDVHQQGSNGSRFFVPPFYDPPNPHISPLLLRQVGLIGHKMAADVTGAGFKGILTNALYDTWWHGGFRTAPYYHNSIGILTEAASARLMSPSNVTREQLARSSSRGMRSALEVSTNFPNPWPGGTWRPRDIMQIEMIASRSVLSLASNYRAGYLRNFYELGKENLARPASGEPLAYIIWPGQGRDENTAKLVGALVEQGVEVFRLEKELYGLHGEHAIKRLEPVTIGRTTVTPLGVTVVSDQTIHEMPAGSYLVFLDQPYRRNVLALFEPQVYPDRITPTGEAERPYDVAGWTLPMMMGLRASAVLAIREPPSELRLTLIKSENDVRRDLALPLWTSEKSPITNPVKSGIRIGIYKNSRAGNMDEGWTRYVFDTFNVPFQSLSETAFNTENPRAKFDAIVLPSEPRPTADMDAEAVSARGISDAGYRNLARFVEDGGTLICFDGSCGQLIRRWNLPLKNVLEGLRSSEFYCPGSILRLNVDIRYSIARTMLEDTDAYFVNSSAFEATDRDRVEVVARYAKENILRSGWLLGEDKIKDKIALAEVRTGKGRVVLFAFRPQHRGQTWGTFPFIWNALNSSGN; from the coding sequence ATGCGTCGTTACCATAAAGGCTATCAACCCAAGTCAATGAATGCATTCAACGAGACGGAAAGCCGCGCGAGCGGCGAAATGTTTCTAGAAGTACCGCTGACCTCTTTGAGTTCCGCGATTGAGTCGAGGCGCGGCGCGTCTCGACTCAATCGCACGAAGATTGTTGGCGTACGGTTCTATAAACATCTCGCGCCTGCGGCGCTGGCCGTTCTGATTGCGCTCGCATCGATCCTAACCAACGACATTCAGGCCCAGCGCAAGAGCCCGGCGAGTGCAGTACCTTCGCCTCGTTCCATTCTCGGTTTCAATCCCGGCGACGACCGCACCATCGCCGACTGGAAACAGATCAGCGACTACTTCGCGCGGCTCGACCGCGCCAGCGACCGCGTTCAGCTACAGACCATCGGAAAATCGACCCTGGGTCGCACAATGTTCGTCGCCTTCATCAGCGCGCCTGAGAATATCCGCAATCTGGAAAAGTACAAAACAATTCAGGCTAAACTTGCCGATCCGCGCAAGGTCGCCGGTCCGGCAGAACGCGACCAGCTGGTTATCGAAGGCAAGACGATCGTCGTTATTTCCGGTTCGATTCATTCGACTGAAATTGTCGCCTCGCAGATGTCGATGCAGCTTGCTTACGAGCTGGCCAGCGCCGGCGACGCGGACACTCTTTCGATTCTGCGAAACACGATCTTGATCCTGATCCCGTCGCCAAATCCGGACGGCATCGACATCGTTGCGAACTGGTATCGAAAAACGCTCGGCACGCCTCAGGAGGGAACCGTGCCGCCGGAGCTTTATCACCACTACGCCGGACACGACGACAATCGCGACTGGTTCATGATCAATCTGAAAGAGACGAAGGCCGTGACGCGACTGCTGTGGAAAGAATGGTTTCCGCAGATTGTCTACGACGTGCATCAGCAGGGCTCGAACGGCTCACGTTTCTTTGTGCCGCCGTTTTACGACCCGCCAAATCCACACATTTCGCCGCTGCTGCTCAGGCAGGTCGGGCTGATCGGACACAAGATGGCGGCTGATGTTACCGGGGCGGGCTTCAAAGGAATTCTGACGAACGCGCTTTATGACACGTGGTGGCACGGCGGATTTCGTACGGCACCTTACTATCACAACTCAATTGGCATTCTGACTGAAGCGGCTAGCGCGCGCTTAATGTCACCGTCAAACGTGACCCGCGAACAACTGGCTCGCTCAAGCTCGCGCGGGATGCGCAGCGCCCTCGAAGTCTCAACCAATTTTCCGAATCCCTGGCCCGGCGGCACGTGGCGGCCACGCGACATCATGCAGATCGAGATGATCGCGTCGCGTTCGGTTCTGTCACTGGCGTCGAACTATCGCGCCGGATACCTCCGAAATTTTTATGAGTTAGGAAAAGAGAATCTGGCGCGCCCAGCATCCGGCGAACCTCTCGCGTACATCATTTGGCCCGGCCAGGGACGAGACGAAAACACAGCCAAGCTCGTGGGCGCGCTGGTCGAGCAGGGGGTGGAAGTTTTTCGGCTTGAGAAGGAGCTGTACGGACTTCACGGCGAGCACGCGATCAAGCGACTCGAGCCGGTTACGATCGGCCGGACGACGGTGACGCCCTTAGGCGTAACAGTTGTCTCAGATCAAACGATTCACGAAATGCCGGCCGGCAGTTATTTGGTCTTTCTCGATCAGCCCTACCGGCGCAACGTGCTCGCATTGTTTGAGCCGCAGGTGTATCCGGATCGAATCACACCAACCGGTGAAGCCGAGCGGCCATATGACGTTGCCGGTTGGACGTTGCCGATGATGATGGGCTTGCGAGCGAGCGCGGTGCTGGCAATCCGCGAACCGCCCAGCGAACTCCGCTTGACCCTGATCAAATCTGAAAACGACGTCCGTCGTGACCTTGCGTTGCCGCTTTGGACCAGCGAAAAATCTCCGATTACCAATCCCGTCAAATCGGGAATTCGAATCGGCATCTATAAAAACTCACGCGCCGGAAACATGGACGAAGGTTGGACCCGTTACGTCTTCGACACGTTCAATGTGCCGTTTCAGTCGTTGAGCGAAACCGCTTTCAACACTGAGAATCCACGAGCCAAATTCGACGCGATCGTTCTGCCCTCAGAGCCGCGTCCAACCGCTGATATGGATGCCGAGGCCGTCTCTGCGCGAGGCATCAGCGACGCCGGCTACAGGAATCTTGCGCGCTTCGTCGAAGACGGCGGCACGTTGATTTGCTTTGACGGATCGTGCGGACAGTTAATTCGCCGTTGGAATCTTCCATTGAAAAACGTGCTTGAAGGCTTGAGGTCATCAGAATTCTACTGTCCAGGTTCGATTCTTCGCCTGAACGTGGACATCAGGTATTCGATTGCCCGCACAATGTTGGAAGACACCGACGCGTACTTCGTCAACAGTTCGGCGTTTGAAGCGACAGACCGCGACCGCGTAGAAGTCGTCGCGCGCTACGCGAAAGAGAATATTCTGCGTTCAGGCTGGCTCCTGGGTGAAGACAAGATCAAAGACAAGATTGCCCTCGCCGAAGTCCGGACGGGTAAAGGTCGCGTCGTCCTCTTCGCGTTTAGGCCACAGCACCGGGGCCAAACGTGGGGCACGTTTCCGTTCATCTGGAACGCCCTCAACTCCAGCGGAAACTAA
- a CDS encoding VWA domain-containing protein — translation MNKIRVLAVLCLTLAVLMPPVFGQGRPRRVGSAPSTQPPARTTPSAPQPTGPRPGSNPSDRVNQVGRPPAPPVLRGANRDPNEAQPTATPAKSNEPEEFGEGDILRVDTTLVSIPVSVMDRNGKFIPNLRQEDFHIWENGVEQRVAYFASVDKPFTVALVIDTSGSTKSRIMEIQDAATTFVNQLRPDDRVMVVSFSDRIRVLSQPTNDRVALRDAIHMTQPGSGTRLYDAVDLIINEHFNRIEGRKAIVLFTDGVDTTSKRASYESTVRDSEELDALIYPVKFDTYADMAGGGGGWPGGGGSQKGKGGILDDLISIIVSGGITINSGGGGGGGGGTGTSRAEYERGDQYLRDLARVSGARMYDAEMQNLDFAFRSVAEELRRQYSLGYYPKNKPVAGERRGIRVRVTRPELVVRTRDSYVFQPNANSAQTNQPQARPPVLRK, via the coding sequence ATGAATAAAATCCGCGTTCTTGCAGTGTTGTGCTTGACCCTGGCCGTACTGATGCCGCCGGTGTTCGGACAAGGTCGTCCGCGCCGGGTCGGTTCTGCCCCCTCTACCCAACCACCCGCGCGCACCACGCCATCCGCGCCGCAACCGACTGGGCCGCGTCCGGGGAGTAACCCAAGTGACCGGGTCAATCAGGTCGGTCGCCCGCCGGCGCCGCCAGTGTTGCGTGGGGCTAATCGAGATCCAAACGAAGCACAACCAACGGCGACTCCCGCGAAGAGCAACGAGCCGGAAGAGTTCGGAGAAGGCGACATCCTCCGGGTCGATACAACTCTGGTTAGCATTCCCGTCAGCGTGATGGATCGAAACGGCAAGTTCATTCCGAACCTTCGTCAGGAAGATTTTCATATTTGGGAGAACGGTGTAGAGCAACGGGTTGCATACTTCGCTTCGGTTGATAAGCCTTTCACCGTCGCGCTGGTCATCGACACCAGCGGATCAACCAAGAGTCGCATAATGGAAATTCAGGATGCGGCCACGACCTTTGTTAATCAGCTCCGGCCGGATGACCGCGTCATGGTCGTCTCTTTCAGCGACCGGATTCGTGTGCTTTCGCAACCGACGAATGATCGCGTGGCGCTGCGCGACGCGATTCATATGACTCAACCTGGTTCAGGCACGCGGCTGTATGATGCGGTGGACCTGATCATCAACGAGCACTTCAATCGCATTGAAGGTCGCAAAGCAATCGTGCTGTTCACGGATGGCGTGGACACGACCAGCAAGCGCGCAAGTTACGAAAGCACCGTGCGTGATTCAGAGGAACTGGACGCGCTGATCTATCCCGTCAAGTTCGACACGTACGCCGACATGGCGGGCGGCGGTGGTGGCTGGCCCGGTGGTGGTGGGAGCCAAAAGGGCAAGGGCGGAATTCTTGATGACCTCATCAGTATCATCGTCAGCGGCGGCATAACGATTAACAGCGGCGGCGGCGGCGGTGGTGGTGGCGGTACCGGGACTTCGCGTGCGGAATACGAACGCGGCGATCAGTACCTGCGCGATCTGGCGCGGGTCAGTGGCGCGCGGATGTACGACGCCGAAATGCAGAATTTGGATTTCGCATTTCGTTCAGTCGCCGAAGAACTGCGGCGGCAATACAGCCTTGGCTATTATCCGAAGAATAAGCCGGTGGCCGGTGAGCGCCGTGGCATTCGGGTGCGCGTGACGCGGCCTGAGTTGGTGGTGAGAACGCGTGACAGTTACGTGTTCCAGCCGAACGCAAATTCAGCGCAAACGAATCAACCGCAGGCTCGACCGCCCGTGTTGCGGAAGTAA